A section of the Mycobacterium sp. 3519A genome encodes:
- a CDS encoding DUF2510 domain-containing protein, which translates to MTTVEQTNLDESATARELLFGGELKEPTEVIAESLRDHDVVKPQVSGFPALTAAVEHEVASTAHSFLSLDLLDLLVAGWKRYEALAEAARRTRDAPPTTEEVVALVAHRVESSHDLKVELLVDGRSVGTVNMQLSIAFDLVGLLVVVRQGRLVAVRSGKCTVIGTMTIEQAVVAERKRALDVPGALRLQGIALVESAACTPEASPADWYPDPTRRYELRRWDGCHWTEHVASQGRVISDPVESKSAAHTG; encoded by the coding sequence ATGACCACAGTCGAGCAAACCAACCTTGACGAGTCGGCGACCGCTCGTGAACTGTTATTCGGCGGTGAACTCAAGGAACCGACCGAAGTAATCGCGGAGTCGTTGCGGGACCACGATGTCGTCAAACCGCAGGTCAGCGGGTTTCCCGCTTTGACGGCTGCCGTCGAACACGAAGTGGCCAGCACGGCGCACTCGTTCCTCTCGTTGGACCTGCTCGATTTGCTTGTCGCCGGATGGAAGCGTTACGAGGCGCTCGCCGAGGCCGCACGCCGCACCCGTGACGCCCCACCGACGACGGAGGAGGTCGTGGCCTTGGTGGCGCATCGAGTGGAGTCGAGCCACGATCTGAAGGTCGAGTTGTTGGTCGACGGCAGATCGGTCGGTACCGTCAACATGCAGCTGAGCATCGCTTTTGATTTGGTGGGGCTATTGGTGGTGGTGCGCCAGGGTCGACTGGTAGCGGTGCGATCGGGCAAATGCACCGTCATCGGGACGATGACAATCGAGCAGGCGGTCGTGGCAGAACGGAAGCGTGCGCTCGACGTCCCAGGTGCGCTGCGCTTGCAGGGCATTGCGCTCGTCGAGTCGGCCGCGTGTACTCCGGAGGCGTCTCCCGCGGATTGGTATCCCGACCCGACGCGGCGATATGAGCTGCGGCGGTGGGATGGGTGTCATTGGACTGAGCACGTCGCGAGTCAGGGGCGCGTCATATCAGATCCCGTCGAGTCGAAGTCGGCTGCGCATACCGGGTGA
- a CDS encoding DoxX family protein — MTLTQFTATRTSGAVVLIRLYVGLIFAGEGILKFIRPDALGPGRFVKAGIPGGTFLAYLDGVVEIGCGAMILAGLLTRLATLPMIVDMLGALAITKVPLLWSHAPLYPKEGGFWDFFHEGRLEVAMLCGTIFLLIVGSGAYSLDVRMNSERAAAVVT; from the coding sequence ATGACGCTGACCCAGTTCACCGCCACGCGCACGTCGGGCGCCGTGGTGCTCATCCGTCTCTACGTGGGCCTGATCTTCGCCGGCGAAGGGATACTCAAATTCATCCGGCCCGACGCACTCGGTCCCGGGCGGTTCGTCAAGGCGGGTATCCCTGGCGGGACTTTCCTTGCTTATCTGGACGGAGTCGTCGAGATCGGTTGTGGTGCAATGATTCTTGCAGGTCTGCTGACACGCCTTGCCACATTGCCGATGATCGTCGACATGCTCGGCGCGCTAGCCATCACCAAGGTGCCACTGTTGTGGAGCCACGCGCCGCTGTATCCGAAAGAGGGCGGGTTCTGGGACTTCTTCCACGAAGGCCGCCTCGAGGTGGCAATGCTCTGCGGCACTATCTTCCTGCTCATCGTCGGATCCGGGGCGTATTCGCTCGATGTCAGGATGAACTCCGAACGCGCCGCCGCCGTAGTCACGTAA
- a CDS encoding RNA polymerase sigma factor, with protein sequence MNGEREERCRKPVAGLQPVTGAAYPDWDAVYRDNVTWVYRLMYGKVGNQPDAEDLTAEVFMTALKPLRVSATVPEVRKYLRMTARTVLASYWGDRMGRPLTTIEEDVPEPLEPEFIVTDAPDKVRRLLQRLPDNYRRILELRFLQAFSVREAATQMGVTVANAKVLQYRALRMAAQSGEESIS encoded by the coding sequence ATCAACGGCGAGCGTGAGGAGCGCTGTCGCAAACCCGTTGCGGGGCTGCAGCCCGTGACGGGTGCGGCCTATCCGGACTGGGATGCGGTCTACCGCGACAACGTCACCTGGGTCTACCGGCTGATGTACGGCAAGGTCGGTAACCAACCGGATGCCGAAGACCTGACCGCTGAGGTCTTCATGACGGCCCTGAAGCCGCTACGGGTTTCGGCGACCGTGCCCGAGGTGCGCAAGTACCTTCGGATGACCGCTCGCACGGTGCTCGCCTCCTACTGGGGCGATCGGATGGGCAGGCCGTTGACGACGATCGAGGAGGATGTGCCCGAGCCACTCGAACCGGAATTCATCGTGACCGACGCCCCCGACAAGGTCCGCCGGTTGCTGCAGCGGCTGCCTGACAATTACCGTCGGATCCTGGAACTGCGCTTCCTGCAAGCATTTTCGGTGCGCGAAGCCGCGACCCAGATGGGCGTGACCGTCGCGAACGCCAAGGTGTTGCAGTACCGCGCGCTGCGGATGGCGGCACAATCCGGTGAGGAGTCCATCTCATGA
- a CDS encoding Rieske (2Fe-2S) protein, whose protein sequence is MSNRTVRRFVEGLLRGHRTQHARPDDFEAQQMKTAIELRAARLGSDAPREQFVTDLHRRLAAEMADEQPAVDHPRWVPRRRDVVIGGSVAAASAVAGLVVGRNLLAPTETQQATPPTQGELHPNAGAWQTVGASADLPEGGALAFDLGVVNGFVHRTDAKLEAVSGVCTHQGCKLWLDAPKSRLRCPCHSTSFSLEGATVTHQLPVAPPPLPKFQVRETGGVIEVFAPTKPA, encoded by the coding sequence ATGAGCAACCGAACCGTACGCCGCTTCGTCGAGGGTCTGCTGCGCGGACACCGCACCCAGCACGCGCGCCCCGATGACTTCGAAGCCCAGCAGATGAAAACCGCGATCGAACTGCGGGCGGCCCGGTTGGGCAGTGATGCGCCCCGTGAACAGTTCGTCACCGATCTACATCGCAGGTTGGCGGCCGAAATGGCCGACGAGCAACCCGCAGTCGACCACCCCCGCTGGGTTCCGCGCCGCCGCGACGTAGTGATCGGCGGGTCTGTGGCCGCGGCGTCGGCGGTCGCAGGATTGGTGGTCGGCCGCAACCTGCTGGCGCCGACCGAGACGCAGCAGGCGACGCCGCCCACCCAAGGCGAGCTGCACCCCAACGCGGGAGCATGGCAAACCGTCGGCGCAAGCGCCGACCTACCGGAGGGCGGAGCGCTCGCATTCGACCTCGGCGTGGTCAACGGATTCGTGCACCGCACCGACGCGAAACTGGAAGCGGTGTCCGGAGTTTGCACGCATCAGGGCTGCAAACTGTGGCTCGATGCGCCGAAAAGCCGACTGCGATGCCCGTGCCACTCGACGTCGTTTTCACTCGAGGGCGCGACCGTCACCCATCAGCTACCGGTGGCGCCGCCGCCGCTGCCGAAGTTCCAGGTGCGCGAAACAGGCGGAGTCATCGAGGTTTTCGCGCCAACCAAACCCGCGTAG
- a CDS encoding DUF664 domain-containing protein: MIDTPWEPPFAGTETEHLIGALDRLRTTFRWKVDDLDVDGLSARIGASELTLGGLLKHMAINEDYIFAQKMKGEPVGEPWESSWDGTDDWEFTSAASDTPEQLYKLWDDAVQRSRTRLDAALAGGGLDQRVHLTAPNGQHASLRRLLCDLIEEYGRHTGHADLLREAVDGRVGEDPPPGWRPVSNR; the protein is encoded by the coding sequence ATGATCGACACCCCGTGGGAACCTCCGTTCGCCGGTACCGAGACCGAACACCTCATCGGTGCGCTCGACCGGTTGCGCACCACCTTCCGGTGGAAAGTCGACGACCTCGATGTTGACGGCCTCTCAGCGCGCATCGGCGCGTCCGAACTCACTCTCGGCGGTCTGCTCAAACACATGGCGATCAACGAGGACTACATATTCGCCCAGAAAATGAAGGGCGAACCGGTCGGCGAGCCTTGGGAATCGTCGTGGGACGGCACCGACGACTGGGAATTCACCTCAGCCGCAAGCGATACGCCCGAGCAGCTGTACAAGTTGTGGGACGACGCGGTGCAACGATCCCGTACCAGACTCGACGCGGCGCTGGCCGGCGGCGGGCTCGATCAACGGGTTCACCTCACGGCCCCCAACGGACAGCACGCGAGCCTGCGCAGGCTGTTGTGTGACTTGATCGAGGAGTACGGCCGCCATACCGGCCACGCGGATCTGCTTCGCGAGGCGGTCGACGGTCGGGTGGGGGAGGATCCCCCGCCGGGATGGCGCCCGGTGTCGAACCGATAA
- a CDS encoding metallophosphoesterase family protein: MRLLLIADTHVPKKARDLPAQVWREVDAADVVVHAGDWAEPPLLDQLEARAERLVACWGNNDGAELRSRLPERADATLGGLRFTVVHETGAATGREARMAKAYPDTDVLVFGHSHIPWDTTAKTGLRLLNPGSPTDRRRQPFCTYMTATVDNAALSDVVLHNVERRG; the protein is encoded by the coding sequence GTGCGACTGCTGCTGATCGCCGATACCCACGTTCCCAAGAAGGCCCGCGATCTGCCCGCACAGGTATGGCGGGAGGTCGACGCAGCCGACGTCGTGGTGCATGCCGGTGACTGGGCGGAACCGCCGCTGCTCGACCAACTCGAAGCAAGGGCGGAGCGGCTGGTGGCGTGCTGGGGCAACAACGACGGCGCGGAGTTGCGCAGTCGCCTGCCGGAGCGCGCCGATGCAACGCTCGGTGGGCTGCGGTTCACCGTCGTGCACGAGACCGGCGCCGCCACCGGACGCGAGGCGCGGATGGCCAAGGCGTATCCGGACACCGACGTGCTGGTGTTCGGCCACAGCCACATCCCGTGGGACACCACCGCCAAGACGGGTCTTCGGTTACTGAACCCCGGTTCGCCCACTGACCGACGGCGCCAACCGTTCTGCACCTACATGACGGCGACGGTCGACAACGCCGCCCTTTCCGACGTCGTGCTACACAACGTGGAGCGCCGTGGCTGA
- a CDS encoding MmcQ/YjbR family DNA-binding protein: MADRKARTADVHEIAASMPHVTRIEGPKGNAIYQVGGKSFVFFRTPQPDAADPDTGERYADVIMIWVASESDKLALIQDPESPFFTTDRFDDHPSVLVRAKNLRKISRAELTELIQDAWLSRASKRRADRWLAEHDG; encoded by the coding sequence GTGGCTGACCGCAAAGCCCGCACGGCCGACGTGCACGAGATCGCCGCATCCATGCCGCACGTCACCCGGATCGAAGGCCCCAAGGGAAATGCGATCTACCAGGTGGGCGGCAAGTCGTTCGTGTTCTTCCGCACTCCGCAACCCGACGCCGCCGATCCCGACACCGGCGAACGGTATGCCGACGTCATCATGATCTGGGTGGCATCCGAGAGCGACAAACTCGCGCTCATCCAGGATCCTGAGTCGCCGTTCTTCACCACTGACCGGTTCGACGATCACCCGTCGGTTCTGGTGCGTGCCAAGAACTTACGCAAGATCAGCAGGGCCGAGCTGACCGAGCTGATTCAGGATGCCTGGCTGTCGCGGGCGTCGAAGCGCCGCGCCGACCGGTGGCTTGCCGAGCACGACGGCTAG
- a CDS encoding HNH endonuclease signature motif containing protein — MGGVAVEEAVAAVRAAHTALTGLTAETLTRPQLLAVLDEVEVLSCQLPAHRNGLLAGLQAQATPRELGAKSWRAVLATRWHLSGKEAGRRLAEAEVLAPRHTVSGQVLEPVLAYTAAAQAHGAITGEHVKVLRKAMAAIPAGVDVATRHQIEADLVRTALGVGPKELKEAAFRLVFLLDQDGAEPDDAARERRREATMGPQQADGTSRLTVTLTPEGRAIWEAIWAKLAAPGMCNPDDEQPCVSGTPTQEQIDEDQRSLGQRQHDALVVAGRSVLESGALGQHNGVATSIIIRTTLQDLQSRAGVGVTGGGTVVPLPTLIRMAARAHLWLAVFDGATGSALELFRSRRTASVAQRMMLIARDGGCTKPGCTVPAYGCQVHHAAADWADDGNTNVDELGLACGPDNRMVGPNSWRTRLNDRHEVEWIPPPHLDTGQTRINTYHTPEKLLRPPNNDHHPGGPEPNTA; from the coding sequence ATGGGTGGGGTTGCGGTCGAGGAGGCGGTGGCGGCGGTGCGCGCCGCGCATACCGCGCTGACCGGGCTGACCGCCGAGACGTTGACCCGTCCGCAGTTGTTGGCGGTGCTTGATGAGGTGGAGGTGTTGTCGTGTCAGTTGCCCGCGCACCGCAATGGGTTGTTGGCCGGGTTGCAGGCCCAGGCCACACCGAGGGAGTTGGGTGCCAAGTCGTGGCGGGCGGTGTTGGCGACCCGGTGGCATTTGTCGGGTAAGGAGGCGGGTCGGCGGCTGGCCGAGGCCGAGGTGTTGGCGCCGCGGCACACCGTGTCGGGGCAGGTGTTGGAGCCGGTGTTGGCCTACACCGCCGCCGCCCAGGCCCATGGGGCGATCACCGGTGAGCATGTCAAGGTGCTGCGCAAGGCGATGGCCGCGATCCCGGCCGGGGTGGATGTGGCCACCCGCCATCAGATCGAGGCCGATCTGGTGCGCACCGCGCTGGGCGTGGGGCCCAAGGAGTTGAAGGAAGCCGCCTTCCGGCTGGTGTTTCTGCTCGATCAGGACGGCGCCGAACCCGACGATGCCGCGCGTGAACGCCGGCGCGAGGCCACGATGGGCCCGCAACAAGCCGACGGCACCTCCCGTCTGACCGTCACGTTGACCCCGGAGGGGCGGGCGATCTGGGAAGCGATCTGGGCCAAGTTGGCCGCTCCGGGGATGTGTAATCCCGATGATGAGCAGCCCTGTGTGTCGGGCACCCCGACTCAGGAGCAGATCGACGAGGATCAGCGCAGCCTGGGTCAGCGTCAGCATGATGCGCTGGTGGTGGCGGGGCGCAGTGTGTTGGAAAGCGGGGCGCTGGGTCAGCACAATGGGGTGGCGACCTCGATCATCATCCGCACCACCCTGCAAGACCTGCAGAGCCGTGCCGGGGTTGGGGTCACCGGTGGCGGCACGGTGGTGCCGCTGCCCACACTGATCCGGATGGCGGCGCGTGCGCACCTGTGGTTGGCGGTATTTGATGGGGCGACCGGGTCGGCGTTGGAGTTGTTTCGGTCCCGTCGCACCGCGTCGGTGGCGCAGCGGATGATGCTGATCGCCCGCGATGGGGGGTGCACCAAACCGGGGTGCACGGTGCCGGCCTACGGCTGCCAGGTCCATCACGCGGCCGCTGATTGGGCCGATGACGGCAACACCAACGTCGACGAGCTCGGGTTGGCGTGCGGGCCGGATAACCGGATGGTCGGCCCCAACAGCTGGAGAACCCGCCTCAACGACCGCCACGAAGTCGAATGGATTCCGCCACCCCATCTGGACACCGGCCAAACCCGCATCAACACCTACCACACCCCCGAAAAACTCCTCCGCCCACCAAACAACGACCACCACCCCGGCGGACCCGAACCCAACACCGCCTAG
- a CDS encoding cupin domain-containing protein, translated as MNVRRVVTGHDASGKSVFVSDEVVSATPVMGLHRLWGGDTTPQFPDDGTMPEHRTYFPPIGGFRFGMFTIPPKAVAGSEIDPAETETEAPGLLRYMDPSDPGMHTTDTIDFEVVLEGTVILELDDGAEVVLNPGDTVVQNGTRHRWRNGGDTTARLAVFMCGASHSAVPAG; from the coding sequence ATGAACGTCCGACGAGTCGTCACCGGACACGACGCATCCGGTAAATCCGTGTTCGTCAGCGACGAGGTCGTATCGGCGACGCCGGTGATGGGGTTGCACCGGCTGTGGGGCGGCGACACCACGCCGCAGTTCCCGGATGACGGCACTATGCCCGAGCATCGCACCTACTTCCCGCCGATCGGCGGGTTCCGATTCGGGATGTTCACGATTCCGCCAAAAGCAGTCGCGGGCTCTGAGATCGATCCCGCCGAAACCGAGACCGAGGCGCCCGGATTGCTCCGCTACATGGACCCCTCCGATCCCGGCATGCACACCACCGACACCATCGACTTCGAGGTCGTGCTGGAAGGCACGGTGATACTCGAACTCGACGACGGCGCCGAGGTAGTGCTGAACCCCGGAGACACCGTGGTACAGAACGGCACTCGACATCGATGGCGCAACGGCGGCGACACCACAGCACGTCTGGCCGTGTTCATGTGCGGCGCGTCGCACTCCGCAGTGCCCGCCGGTTAG
- a CDS encoding alkyl/aryl-sulfatase — MDQKPPTAVIESAHRAHLTTLPFTDTRDHDDVDRGFLGALEPCVIRAADGRVVWDNDIYSFLNGDAPTSVHPSLWRQSQLCAKQGLYEVVEGIYQVRGLDLSNISFVEGDTGVIVIDPLVCTETAAAALALYRAHRGDRPVTAVIYTHSHVDHFGGVLGVTTQADVDAGKVAVIAPEHFTQHAVQENVYAGTAMARRAAYMYGAVLARGTQGQVGCGLGQTPSLGEVALIVPTVDIRETGEKHTFDGVEIEFQMAPGTEAPAEMHFYFPKFRALCMAENATHNLHNLLTLRGALVRDPHGWAGYLTEAIDTFADRADVVFASHHWPTWGKDRIVEFLSLQRDMYAYLHDQTLRQLNQGFTGIEIAETFQMPPALDKAWHTRGYYGSVSHNVKAVYQRYMGWFDGNPARLWVHPPEAIGPRYVEAMGGIDRVVDIARKAFDDGDFRWAATLLDHAIFADKNHAAARDLYADTLEQLAYGAENAVWRNFFLSGATELRDGNFGTPTQTASPSLMAQLTPEQLFDTFAINLNGPRAWDLDVAVDITFLDTATNYRLTVRNGVLVYRQRPADESTAQATITFANKLRLLAFAAGDVTSPGFEVVGDTTAMPSVLAAVDRPDPNFNIVEP, encoded by the coding sequence ATGGACCAGAAGCCACCGACCGCTGTCATCGAATCCGCGCACCGCGCACATCTGACCACTCTGCCGTTCACCGACACGCGCGATCACGATGACGTGGACCGGGGCTTCCTCGGCGCACTGGAACCGTGCGTCATCAGAGCCGCCGACGGAAGAGTGGTGTGGGACAACGACATTTACTCGTTCCTCAACGGTGACGCGCCCACGTCGGTGCATCCCAGCCTGTGGCGGCAGAGCCAACTCTGCGCAAAGCAGGGCCTCTACGAAGTCGTGGAAGGCATCTACCAGGTCCGCGGACTGGATCTATCCAACATCAGCTTCGTCGAAGGCGACACCGGCGTCATCGTGATCGATCCGCTCGTCTGCACCGAGACGGCCGCTGCGGCGCTGGCGCTCTACCGCGCGCACCGCGGGGATCGCCCTGTCACCGCAGTCATTTACACCCACAGCCATGTCGACCACTTCGGCGGTGTGCTCGGCGTGACGACGCAGGCCGATGTCGACGCAGGCAAGGTGGCCGTGATCGCGCCGGAGCATTTCACCCAGCATGCGGTGCAGGAAAACGTCTATGCGGGAACGGCGATGGCGCGACGCGCCGCGTACATGTACGGGGCCGTACTGGCGCGAGGCACCCAGGGGCAGGTCGGCTGCGGCCTCGGCCAGACGCCGTCGCTGGGCGAAGTCGCGCTGATCGTGCCGACGGTCGACATCCGGGAAACAGGCGAGAAGCACACGTTCGACGGTGTCGAGATCGAGTTCCAGATGGCGCCGGGCACCGAAGCGCCCGCCGAGATGCACTTCTACTTCCCGAAGTTCCGTGCGCTGTGCATGGCCGAAAACGCCACCCACAATCTGCACAACCTGCTCACGCTGCGCGGCGCCCTGGTGCGCGATCCGCACGGGTGGGCCGGTTATCTCACCGAGGCCATCGATACCTTCGCCGATCGCGCCGACGTGGTGTTCGCGTCGCACCATTGGCCCACCTGGGGCAAGGACCGCATCGTCGAATTCCTTTCCCTGCAACGGGATATGTACGCCTATCTCCATGACCAGACGCTTCGGCAGTTGAACCAGGGCTTCACCGGCATCGAGATCGCCGAGACCTTCCAGATGCCTCCTGCGCTGGACAAGGCATGGCACACCCGCGGCTACTACGGTTCCGTCAGCCACAACGTCAAGGCGGTCTATCAGCGCTACATGGGGTGGTTCGACGGCAATCCCGCGCGACTGTGGGTGCATCCGCCCGAAGCGATCGGACCGCGTTACGTCGAGGCGATGGGCGGCATCGACCGCGTCGTCGACATCGCGCGAAAAGCATTCGACGACGGCGACTTTCGCTGGGCCGCAACCCTACTGGACCACGCGATCTTCGCCGACAAGAACCACGCCGCGGCCCGCGACCTGTACGCCGACACCCTCGAGCAACTCGCATACGGCGCCGAGAACGCGGTGTGGCGCAACTTCTTCCTGTCGGGCGCGACCGAACTGCGGGACGGCAACTTCGGCACGCCAACCCAGACCGCGTCGCCGTCGCTGATGGCACAGTTGACTCCCGAGCAACTGTTCGACACGTTCGCCATCAACCTGAACGGGCCTCGGGCATGGGACCTCGACGTCGCCGTCGACATCACCTTCCTCGACACCGCCACCAACTACCGCCTGACGGTGCGCAACGGCGTGCTGGTGTACCGCCAGCGCCCCGCCGACGAGTCGACCGCCCAGGCGACCATCACATTCGCGAACAAGTTGCGGCTGTTGGCATTTGCCGCAGGCGATGTGACGTCACCCGGGTTCGAGGTCGTCGGCGACACCACCGCCATGCCGTCCGTCCTTGCCGCAGTCGACCGACCCGACCCGAACTTCAACATCGTCGAGCCGTGA
- a CDS encoding SDR family NAD(P)-dependent oxidoreductase, giving the protein MGYADELFDLTDRVVLVTGGSRGLGREMAFAAAQCGADVIIASRKYDTCVETAKEIEAATGRAAFPYQVHVGRWDELDGLVEASYERFGKVDVLINNAGMSPLYESLGSVTEKLFDAVVNLNLKGPFRLTTLVGERMVADGGGSIINVSSSGSRRPRPEQLPYSAAKAGLNALTEGFALAFGPTVRVNTLMPGPFLTDISKAWDIPATTKGAQHFALKRLGNPPEIIGAALFLASDASSYTSGSIIRCDGGMP; this is encoded by the coding sequence ATGGGCTACGCCGACGAACTCTTCGATCTCACCGACCGGGTGGTGCTGGTCACCGGCGGCAGCCGCGGCCTCGGCCGTGAGATGGCCTTTGCCGCCGCGCAGTGCGGCGCGGACGTGATCATCGCCAGCCGCAAATACGACACGTGCGTCGAGACTGCCAAGGAGATCGAGGCGGCGACGGGCCGAGCGGCGTTCCCCTATCAGGTACATGTCGGGCGCTGGGACGAACTCGACGGACTGGTGGAGGCCTCCTATGAGCGGTTCGGCAAGGTCGACGTGCTGATCAACAATGCGGGCATGTCACCGCTGTACGAGTCGCTGGGGTCGGTCACCGAGAAGCTGTTCGATGCGGTGGTCAACCTCAACCTCAAGGGGCCGTTCCGGTTGACGACTCTGGTCGGCGAACGGATGGTGGCCGACGGCGGCGGGTCGATCATCAACGTGAGCTCGAGCGGGTCGCGGCGGCCGCGGCCTGAACAGTTGCCGTATTCGGCGGCCAAGGCGGGGCTGAACGCGTTGACCGAAGGGTTCGCCCTGGCGTTCGGCCCGACGGTGCGGGTGAACACGCTGATGCCAGGCCCGTTTCTGACCGATATCAGCAAGGCGTGGGACATCCCGGCGACGACAAAGGGCGCGCAGCACTTCGCGCTCAAGCGGCTGGGTAACCCGCCCGAGATCATCGGCGCCGCTTTGTTTTTGGCGTCTGACGCGTCGAGCTATACCAGTGGGTCGATCATCCGGTGCGACGGAGGCATGCCGTAG
- a CDS encoding histidine phosphatase family protein: protein MQLLLIRHALPLRSEPGQGSDPDLSEEGIEQAKRLPDALARFPVKRLISSPQRRSVQTAQPVADVLGLPIEVDARLAEYDRDMAHYIPVEQIAAEYPEQLARLAAGHLPSGVDEDAFLARINEGIRAIADAGEHEDTVAVFTHGGVINGLVHTIMRTERILCVNVDYAGITRLLSSRKGDLYVAAVNGTEHVWDLLPRNQRW, encoded by the coding sequence GTGCAATTACTACTCATCCGGCACGCGCTGCCGCTGCGCAGCGAACCCGGCCAGGGCTCGGACCCCGACCTGTCCGAGGAAGGCATCGAGCAGGCCAAGAGGCTGCCCGACGCGCTGGCGCGGTTCCCGGTCAAGCGGCTGATCAGCAGCCCGCAGCGGCGGTCGGTGCAGACCGCGCAACCTGTCGCCGACGTGCTCGGCCTGCCCATCGAGGTCGACGCCCGGCTCGCCGAATACGACCGCGACATGGCTCACTACATCCCCGTCGAGCAGATCGCCGCCGAGTACCCTGAGCAACTCGCGCGGCTGGCCGCTGGCCACCTGCCCAGCGGCGTCGACGAAGACGCATTCCTGGCCCGCATCAACGAGGGGATCCGCGCGATCGCCGACGCCGGCGAGCACGAGGACACGGTCGCGGTGTTCACCCACGGCGGGGTGATCAACGGGCTGGTACACACCATCATGCGCACCGAGAGGATCCTGTGCGTCAACGTCGATTACGCCGGAATCACCAGGCTGCTGTCGTCGCGCAAGGGCGACCTGTACGTCGCCGCCGTCAACGGCACCGAGCACGTATGGGACCTGCTGCCGCGAAACCAGCGGTGGTAG
- a CDS encoding phosphotransferase family protein has protein sequence MTTSLEGLDLDALDRHLQSIGIPRSGELRAELISGGRSNLTFLVFDDASKWVLRRPPLHGLTPSAHDMAREYKVVAALADTPVPVARAVAMRNDDSVLGAPFQMVEHVEGRVVRHDDELEKLGDKTVISDCVDALIRVLADLHAVDPDAVGLGDFGKPTGYLARQVRRWGGQWELVRRDNDPCDADVRRLHSALAEAIPPQSRSSIVHGDYRIDNTILDSNDATKVVAVLDWEMSTLGDPLSDAALMCVYRHPMFNMIHAASAWASPLMPDVDELANRYSVAAQQPLDNWDFYIALGYFKVAIIAAGIAFRARMGGGVADDADAVDQAVAPLVAEGLRVLG, from the coding sequence ATGACTACCTCGCTCGAAGGGCTCGATCTCGACGCCCTGGACCGCCACCTGCAGTCCATCGGCATTCCGCGCAGTGGTGAACTGCGCGCCGAGCTGATCTCCGGCGGCAGGTCGAACCTCACCTTCCTGGTGTTCGACGACGCCTCCAAGTGGGTGCTGCGCAGGCCGCCGTTGCACGGCCTGACGCCGTCCGCGCACGATATGGCGCGCGAGTACAAGGTGGTGGCCGCACTGGCCGACACCCCGGTGCCGGTCGCGCGCGCCGTCGCGATGCGCAACGATGACTCCGTGCTCGGTGCGCCGTTCCAGATGGTCGAGCACGTCGAAGGACGCGTCGTTCGCCACGACGACGAACTGGAGAAGCTCGGCGACAAGACCGTCATCAGCGACTGCGTCGACGCGCTGATCCGGGTGCTCGCCGATCTGCACGCAGTCGACCCCGACGCTGTCGGTCTCGGCGACTTCGGCAAGCCCACCGGCTATCTGGCACGGCAGGTGCGGCGCTGGGGCGGGCAGTGGGAGCTGGTCCGTCGCGACAACGATCCGTGCGACGCCGACGTCAGAAGATTGCATTCGGCTCTGGCAGAAGCGATTCCACCGCAGAGCCGCAGTTCGATCGTGCACGGCGACTACCGGATCGACAACACGATCCTGGACTCGAACGACGCCACCAAGGTGGTTGCCGTACTGGACTGGGAGATGTCCACGCTTGGTGATCCGCTCAGCGACGCCGCGCTGATGTGCGTGTACCGGCATCCGATGTTCAACATGATCCACGCCGCCTCCGCATGGGCGTCACCGTTGATGCCGGACGTCGACGAACTGGCCAACCGGTATTCCGTTGCGGCGCAACAGCCGCTGGACAACTGGGACTTCTATATCGCGCTCGGCTACTTCAAGGTGGCCATCATCGCCGCGGGCATCGCGTTCCGGGCCAGGATGGGTGGCGGCGTCGCCGACGATGCCGACGCGGTGGACCAGGCGGTGGCGCCGCTGGTGGCCGAGGGCTTACGCGTGCTGGGCTGA